From a single Parambassis ranga chromosome 2, fParRan2.1, whole genome shotgun sequence genomic region:
- the osbpl8 gene encoding oxysterol-binding protein-related protein 8 isoform X5, whose product MMKEEGLLSRRRFSTCGGTASLRPPHPDGRKLIRNASFGGYNELSPISLPGFERGKEDLLPLPLKEDSHSISKSKSETKLYNGSDKDVSASGGKLTKKESLKVQKKNYREEKKRATKELLSTITDPSVIVMADWLKIRGTLKSWTKLWCVLKPGVLLIYKTHKNGQWVGTVLLNACELIERPSKKDGFCFKLFHPLEQSIWAVKGPKGEAVGSITQPLPSSHLIFRAASESDGRCWMDALELALKCSSLLKRTMIREGKEDMSTVTSGGEHSINFYSLLRAHNMHGFQFNDSDHLKDPDLYSDKSDREGEQDHEESDPEGLEKSEESDSDTSERQDDSYIDLDPNENLWETPYLEQSHEELGEAGEAAQTETVSEENKSLIWTLLKQVRPGMDLSKVVLPTFILEPRSFLDKLSDYYYHADFLSEAAIEENAYNRMKKVVKWYISGFYKKPKGLKKPYNPIIGETFRCMWLHQKTNSKTFYIAEQVSHHPPVSALYVSNRKDGFCLSGSILAKSKFYGNSLSAILDGEARLTFLNRGEDYVMNMPYAHCKGILYGTMTLELGGQITIACEKTGYSAQLEFKLKPFLGSSDSVNQISGKIKLGKEVLATLEGHWDSEIFINDKKTGTVDTFWNPTPELRQSRLTRCTVPPEEQGEFESERLWQHVTRAINNKDQTEATNEKFILEEAQRKSARERKAKCEEWIPRLFEQDPITGEWHYRYADTRPWDPLNDLIQFEKDGCIQTKVRHRTPMVRSGSLISLSNQGPRRDNCKCQVTVPKRKHKSDKPKSPESGCSSPEPDRQDSSGSERHKSKHNSRMRKKGTDLTELQSAIESIKQTQDDINRSISVLRSRAAGRVEGSSFLQQRDYVIIVFLILLQVLINYVFK is encoded by the exons ATGATGAAGGAAGAGGGCCTGCTAAGTCGTCGCCGTTTCTCCACGTGCGGCGGTACAGCATCACTTCGACCTCCACACCCGGACGGACGCAAACTCATCCGCAATGCTTCCTTCGGGGGCTATAACGAGCTGTCACCCATCTCATTGCCAG GGTttgagagagggaaggaggaccTCTTGCCTCTGCCTTTGAAAGAGGACTCACATTCCATATCTAAGAGTAAG TCAGAAACAAAGCTGTACAATGGCTCAGACAAGGATGTATCAGCGTCTGGAGGAAAGCTCACGAAGAAGGAGTCCCTCAAG gtgcagaaGAAGAACTAcagggaggaaaagaagagggcAACCAAGGAGCTGCTCAGCACCATCACAGATCCTTCTGTCATTGTCATGGCCGACTGGTTAAAG ATCCGTGGCACTCTTAAAAGCTGGACCAAGCTGTGGTGTGTGCTGAAACCAGGCGTCCTGCTGATCtataaaactcacaaaaatgGTCAGTGGGTGGGAACAGTGCTGCTCAATGCCTGTGAGCTGATCGAGAGGCCTTCCAAGAAAGATGGCTTCTGCTTCAAGCTCTTTCACCCGCTGGAGCAGTCCATCTGGGCTGTCAAG GGTCCTAAAGGAGAAGCGGTCGGCTCTATCACGCAGCCGTTACCCAGCAGCCACCTCATCTTCCGTGCTGCCTCCGAGTCTGATG GCCGGTGCTGGATGGACGCCTTAGAGCTGGCACTGAAGTGCTCCAGCCTGCTAAAGAGGACCATGATCCGTGAGGGAAAGGAGGACATGAGCACAGTAACCTCTGGTGGTGAACACTCCATTAATTTCTACAGTCTCCTCCGAGCCCACAACATGCATGGTTTCCA GTTCAACGACAGTGACCATTTGAAAGACCCAGACCTGTACTCAGACAAgtcagacagggagggagagcaggacCACGAGGAGTCAGACCCAGAAGGCCTTGAGAAGAGCGAGGAGAGTGACAGTGACACGTCAGAGCGCCAGGATGACTCATACATTGACCTGGACCCCAATGAAAATCTATGGGAAACTCCATACCTGGAGCAGTCCCACGAGGAGTTGGGAGAA GCTGGTGAGGCAGCTCAGACAGAAACCGTATCAGAGGAGAATAAATCTCTGATCTGGACCCTGCTGAAGCAGGTCCGACCTGGCATGGATCTGTCTAAGGTTGTGCTTCCCACCTTCATCCTGGAACCAAGATCTTTTCTGGACAAACTCTCTGACTACTACTACCACGCAGACTTCCTGTCAGA AGCTGCGATTGAAGAAAATGCCTACAACCGAATGAAAAAGGTGGTGAAGTGGTACATCTCTGGATTTTATAAAAAGCCAAAG GGGTTGAAGAAGCCTTACAACCCCATTATTGGAGAGACGTTCCGCTGCATGTGGCTCCATCAAAAGACCAACAGTAAGACCTTCTACATTGCAGAACAG GTATCCCATCATCCTCCTGTGTCAGCCTTGTATGTCAGCAACAGGAAGGATGGATTCTGCCTCAGTGGTAGCATCTTGGCCAAGTCCAAGTTCTACG GAAACTCCTTGTCGGCCATATTGGATGGGGAGGCTCGGCTCACGTTTCTCAACCGAGGGGAGGACTATGTGATGAATATGCCTTATGCTCACTGTAAAG GCATCCTGTATGGAACTATGACCTTGGAGCTGGGCGGTCAGATCACTATTGCATGTGAGAAAACAGGCTATAGTGCTCAGTTGGAGTTTAAACTGAAG ccATTCCTGGGCAGCAGTGACAGTGTCAATCAAATTTCTGGAAAGATCAAGCTGGGAAAGGAGGTGTTAGCCACACTAGAAGGACACTGG GACAGTGAGATCTTCATCAATGACAAGAAGACAGGGACAGTAGACACTTTCTGGAACCCTACACCGGAGCTGCGACAGAGTAGGCTGACCCGATGTACTGTCCCACCAGAGGAGCAGGGAGAGTTTGAATCAGAAAG ACTGTGGCAGCACGTGACGCGGGCCATCAACAACAAGGACCAGACAGAGGCCACTAATGAAAAGTTCATTCTTGAGGAAGCTCAGAGGAAGTCAGCCCGTGAGCGGAAAGCCAAATGTGAGGAGTGGATCCCCCGCCTGTTCGAGCAGGACCCCATCACTGGAGAGTGGCATTACAGATATGCTGA TACAAGGCCCTGGGATCCCCTCAATGACTTGATCCAGTTTGAGAAAGACGGCTGTATCCAGACCAAGGTCCGACACCGCACCCCTATGGTACGTTCTGGCAGTCTTATTAGTCTGAGTAACCAGGGGCCACGGAGGGACAATTGCAAGTGCCAG GTAACGGtgccaaagaggaaacacaagagCGACAAGCCCAAAAGCCCCGAGAGTGGCTGCTCTTCACCTGAACCTGACCGCCAAGACTCTTCCGGCAGTGAGC GACACAAAAGCAAGCATAACAGTCGGATGAGGAAAAAAGGAACAGACCTCACTGAACTTCAAAGTGCCATTGAATCTATAAAGCAGACGCAAGATGACATTAACAG gagcATCAGTGTGCTGCGGAGTCGTGCAGCAGGTCGGGTGGAGGGAAGCTCTTTTCTCCAGCA
- the osbpl8 gene encoding oxysterol-binding protein-related protein 8 isoform X7, which produces MMKEEGLLSRRRFSTCGGTASLRPPHPDGRKLIRNASFGGYNELSPISLPGFERGKEDLLPLPLKEDSHSISKSKSETKLYNGSDKDVSASGGKLTKKESLKVQKKNYREEKKRATKELLSTITDPSVIVMADWLKIRGTLKSWTKLWCVLKPGVLLIYKTHKNGQWVGTVLLNACELIERPSKKDGFCFKLFHPLEQSIWAVKGPKGEAVGSITQPLPSSHLIFRAASESDGRCWMDALELALKCSSLLKRTMIREGKEDMSTVTSGGEHSINFYSLLRAHNMHGFQFNDSDHLKDPDLYSDKSDREGEQDHEESDPEGLEKSEESDSDTSERQDDSYIDLDPNENLWETPYLEQSHEELGEAGEAAQTETVSEENKSLIWTLLKQVRPGMDLSKVVLPTFILEPRSFLDKLSDYYYHADFLSEAAIEENAYNRMKKVVKWYISGFYKKPKGLKKPYNPIIGETFRCMWLHQKTNSKTFYIAEQVSHHPPVSALYVSNRKDGFCLSGSILAKSKFYGNSLSAILDGEARLTFLNRGEDYVMNMPYAHCKGILYGTMTLELGGQITIACEKTGYSAQLEFKLKPFLGSSDSVNQISGKIKLGKEVLATLEGHWDSEIFINDKKTGTVDTFWNPTPELRQSRLTRCTVPPEEQGEFESERLWQHVTRAINNKDQTEATNEKFILEEAQRKSARERKAKCEEWIPRLFEQDPITGEWHYRYADTRPWDPLNDLIQFEKDGCIQTKVRHRTPMVTVPKRKHKSDKPKSPESGCSSPEPDRQDSSGSERHKSKHNSRMRKKGTDLTELQSAIESIKQTQDDINRSISVLRSRAAGRVEGSSFLQQRDYVIIVFLILLQVLINYVFK; this is translated from the exons ATGATGAAGGAAGAGGGCCTGCTAAGTCGTCGCCGTTTCTCCACGTGCGGCGGTACAGCATCACTTCGACCTCCACACCCGGACGGACGCAAACTCATCCGCAATGCTTCCTTCGGGGGCTATAACGAGCTGTCACCCATCTCATTGCCAG GGTttgagagagggaaggaggaccTCTTGCCTCTGCCTTTGAAAGAGGACTCACATTCCATATCTAAGAGTAAG TCAGAAACAAAGCTGTACAATGGCTCAGACAAGGATGTATCAGCGTCTGGAGGAAAGCTCACGAAGAAGGAGTCCCTCAAG gtgcagaaGAAGAACTAcagggaggaaaagaagagggcAACCAAGGAGCTGCTCAGCACCATCACAGATCCTTCTGTCATTGTCATGGCCGACTGGTTAAAG ATCCGTGGCACTCTTAAAAGCTGGACCAAGCTGTGGTGTGTGCTGAAACCAGGCGTCCTGCTGATCtataaaactcacaaaaatgGTCAGTGGGTGGGAACAGTGCTGCTCAATGCCTGTGAGCTGATCGAGAGGCCTTCCAAGAAAGATGGCTTCTGCTTCAAGCTCTTTCACCCGCTGGAGCAGTCCATCTGGGCTGTCAAG GGTCCTAAAGGAGAAGCGGTCGGCTCTATCACGCAGCCGTTACCCAGCAGCCACCTCATCTTCCGTGCTGCCTCCGAGTCTGATG GCCGGTGCTGGATGGACGCCTTAGAGCTGGCACTGAAGTGCTCCAGCCTGCTAAAGAGGACCATGATCCGTGAGGGAAAGGAGGACATGAGCACAGTAACCTCTGGTGGTGAACACTCCATTAATTTCTACAGTCTCCTCCGAGCCCACAACATGCATGGTTTCCA GTTCAACGACAGTGACCATTTGAAAGACCCAGACCTGTACTCAGACAAgtcagacagggagggagagcaggacCACGAGGAGTCAGACCCAGAAGGCCTTGAGAAGAGCGAGGAGAGTGACAGTGACACGTCAGAGCGCCAGGATGACTCATACATTGACCTGGACCCCAATGAAAATCTATGGGAAACTCCATACCTGGAGCAGTCCCACGAGGAGTTGGGAGAA GCTGGTGAGGCAGCTCAGACAGAAACCGTATCAGAGGAGAATAAATCTCTGATCTGGACCCTGCTGAAGCAGGTCCGACCTGGCATGGATCTGTCTAAGGTTGTGCTTCCCACCTTCATCCTGGAACCAAGATCTTTTCTGGACAAACTCTCTGACTACTACTACCACGCAGACTTCCTGTCAGA AGCTGCGATTGAAGAAAATGCCTACAACCGAATGAAAAAGGTGGTGAAGTGGTACATCTCTGGATTTTATAAAAAGCCAAAG GGGTTGAAGAAGCCTTACAACCCCATTATTGGAGAGACGTTCCGCTGCATGTGGCTCCATCAAAAGACCAACAGTAAGACCTTCTACATTGCAGAACAG GTATCCCATCATCCTCCTGTGTCAGCCTTGTATGTCAGCAACAGGAAGGATGGATTCTGCCTCAGTGGTAGCATCTTGGCCAAGTCCAAGTTCTACG GAAACTCCTTGTCGGCCATATTGGATGGGGAGGCTCGGCTCACGTTTCTCAACCGAGGGGAGGACTATGTGATGAATATGCCTTATGCTCACTGTAAAG GCATCCTGTATGGAACTATGACCTTGGAGCTGGGCGGTCAGATCACTATTGCATGTGAGAAAACAGGCTATAGTGCTCAGTTGGAGTTTAAACTGAAG ccATTCCTGGGCAGCAGTGACAGTGTCAATCAAATTTCTGGAAAGATCAAGCTGGGAAAGGAGGTGTTAGCCACACTAGAAGGACACTGG GACAGTGAGATCTTCATCAATGACAAGAAGACAGGGACAGTAGACACTTTCTGGAACCCTACACCGGAGCTGCGACAGAGTAGGCTGACCCGATGTACTGTCCCACCAGAGGAGCAGGGAGAGTTTGAATCAGAAAG ACTGTGGCAGCACGTGACGCGGGCCATCAACAACAAGGACCAGACAGAGGCCACTAATGAAAAGTTCATTCTTGAGGAAGCTCAGAGGAAGTCAGCCCGTGAGCGGAAAGCCAAATGTGAGGAGTGGATCCCCCGCCTGTTCGAGCAGGACCCCATCACTGGAGAGTGGCATTACAGATATGCTGA TACAAGGCCCTGGGATCCCCTCAATGACTTGATCCAGTTTGAGAAAGACGGCTGTATCCAGACCAAGGTCCGACACCGCACCCCTATG GTAACGGtgccaaagaggaaacacaagagCGACAAGCCCAAAAGCCCCGAGAGTGGCTGCTCTTCACCTGAACCTGACCGCCAAGACTCTTCCGGCAGTGAGC GACACAAAAGCAAGCATAACAGTCGGATGAGGAAAAAAGGAACAGACCTCACTGAACTTCAAAGTGCCATTGAATCTATAAAGCAGACGCAAGATGACATTAACAG gagcATCAGTGTGCTGCGGAGTCGTGCAGCAGGTCGGGTGGAGGGAAGCTCTTTTCTCCAGCA
- the osbpl8 gene encoding oxysterol-binding protein-related protein 8 isoform X6 has product MSQRQVKERDKEREKEAGLQTPNREHVATPSSISPGISYSHGFERGKEDLLPLPLKEDSHSISKSKSETKLYNGSDKDVSASGGKLTKKESLKVQKKNYREEKKRATKELLSTITDPSVIVMADWLKIRGTLKSWTKLWCVLKPGVLLIYKTHKNGQWVGTVLLNACELIERPSKKDGFCFKLFHPLEQSIWAVKGPKGEAVGSITQPLPSSHLIFRAASESDGRCWMDALELALKCSSLLKRTMIREGKEDMSTVTSGGEHSINFYSLLRAHNMHGFQFNDSDHLKDPDLYSDKSDREGEQDHEESDPEGLEKSEESDSDTSERQDDSYIDLDPNENLWETPYLEQSHEELGEAGEAAQTETVSEENKSLIWTLLKQVRPGMDLSKVVLPTFILEPRSFLDKLSDYYYHADFLSEAAIEENAYNRMKKVVKWYISGFYKKPKGLKKPYNPIIGETFRCMWLHQKTNSKTFYIAEQVSHHPPVSALYVSNRKDGFCLSGSILAKSKFYGNSLSAILDGEARLTFLNRGEDYVMNMPYAHCKGILYGTMTLELGGQITIACEKTGYSAQLEFKLKPFLGSSDSVNQISGKIKLGKEVLATLEGHWDSEIFINDKKTGTVDTFWNPTPELRQSRLTRCTVPPEEQGEFESERLWQHVTRAINNKDQTEATNEKFILEEAQRKSARERKAKCEEWIPRLFEQDPITGEWHYRYADTRPWDPLNDLIQFEKDGCIQTKVRHRTPMVRSGSLISLSNQGPRRDNCKCQVTVPKRKHKSDKPKSPESGCSSPEPDRQDSSGSERHKSKHNSRMRKKGTDLTELQSAIESIKQTQDDINRSISVLRSRAAGRVEGSSFLQQRDYVIIVFLILLQVLINYVFK; this is encoded by the exons GGTttgagagagggaaggaggaccTCTTGCCTCTGCCTTTGAAAGAGGACTCACATTCCATATCTAAGAGTAAG TCAGAAACAAAGCTGTACAATGGCTCAGACAAGGATGTATCAGCGTCTGGAGGAAAGCTCACGAAGAAGGAGTCCCTCAAG gtgcagaaGAAGAACTAcagggaggaaaagaagagggcAACCAAGGAGCTGCTCAGCACCATCACAGATCCTTCTGTCATTGTCATGGCCGACTGGTTAAAG ATCCGTGGCACTCTTAAAAGCTGGACCAAGCTGTGGTGTGTGCTGAAACCAGGCGTCCTGCTGATCtataaaactcacaaaaatgGTCAGTGGGTGGGAACAGTGCTGCTCAATGCCTGTGAGCTGATCGAGAGGCCTTCCAAGAAAGATGGCTTCTGCTTCAAGCTCTTTCACCCGCTGGAGCAGTCCATCTGGGCTGTCAAG GGTCCTAAAGGAGAAGCGGTCGGCTCTATCACGCAGCCGTTACCCAGCAGCCACCTCATCTTCCGTGCTGCCTCCGAGTCTGATG GCCGGTGCTGGATGGACGCCTTAGAGCTGGCACTGAAGTGCTCCAGCCTGCTAAAGAGGACCATGATCCGTGAGGGAAAGGAGGACATGAGCACAGTAACCTCTGGTGGTGAACACTCCATTAATTTCTACAGTCTCCTCCGAGCCCACAACATGCATGGTTTCCA GTTCAACGACAGTGACCATTTGAAAGACCCAGACCTGTACTCAGACAAgtcagacagggagggagagcaggacCACGAGGAGTCAGACCCAGAAGGCCTTGAGAAGAGCGAGGAGAGTGACAGTGACACGTCAGAGCGCCAGGATGACTCATACATTGACCTGGACCCCAATGAAAATCTATGGGAAACTCCATACCTGGAGCAGTCCCACGAGGAGTTGGGAGAA GCTGGTGAGGCAGCTCAGACAGAAACCGTATCAGAGGAGAATAAATCTCTGATCTGGACCCTGCTGAAGCAGGTCCGACCTGGCATGGATCTGTCTAAGGTTGTGCTTCCCACCTTCATCCTGGAACCAAGATCTTTTCTGGACAAACTCTCTGACTACTACTACCACGCAGACTTCCTGTCAGA AGCTGCGATTGAAGAAAATGCCTACAACCGAATGAAAAAGGTGGTGAAGTGGTACATCTCTGGATTTTATAAAAAGCCAAAG GGGTTGAAGAAGCCTTACAACCCCATTATTGGAGAGACGTTCCGCTGCATGTGGCTCCATCAAAAGACCAACAGTAAGACCTTCTACATTGCAGAACAG GTATCCCATCATCCTCCTGTGTCAGCCTTGTATGTCAGCAACAGGAAGGATGGATTCTGCCTCAGTGGTAGCATCTTGGCCAAGTCCAAGTTCTACG GAAACTCCTTGTCGGCCATATTGGATGGGGAGGCTCGGCTCACGTTTCTCAACCGAGGGGAGGACTATGTGATGAATATGCCTTATGCTCACTGTAAAG GCATCCTGTATGGAACTATGACCTTGGAGCTGGGCGGTCAGATCACTATTGCATGTGAGAAAACAGGCTATAGTGCTCAGTTGGAGTTTAAACTGAAG ccATTCCTGGGCAGCAGTGACAGTGTCAATCAAATTTCTGGAAAGATCAAGCTGGGAAAGGAGGTGTTAGCCACACTAGAAGGACACTGG GACAGTGAGATCTTCATCAATGACAAGAAGACAGGGACAGTAGACACTTTCTGGAACCCTACACCGGAGCTGCGACAGAGTAGGCTGACCCGATGTACTGTCCCACCAGAGGAGCAGGGAGAGTTTGAATCAGAAAG ACTGTGGCAGCACGTGACGCGGGCCATCAACAACAAGGACCAGACAGAGGCCACTAATGAAAAGTTCATTCTTGAGGAAGCTCAGAGGAAGTCAGCCCGTGAGCGGAAAGCCAAATGTGAGGAGTGGATCCCCCGCCTGTTCGAGCAGGACCCCATCACTGGAGAGTGGCATTACAGATATGCTGA TACAAGGCCCTGGGATCCCCTCAATGACTTGATCCAGTTTGAGAAAGACGGCTGTATCCAGACCAAGGTCCGACACCGCACCCCTATGGTACGTTCTGGCAGTCTTATTAGTCTGAGTAACCAGGGGCCACGGAGGGACAATTGCAAGTGCCAG GTAACGGtgccaaagaggaaacacaagagCGACAAGCCCAAAAGCCCCGAGAGTGGCTGCTCTTCACCTGAACCTGACCGCCAAGACTCTTCCGGCAGTGAGC GACACAAAAGCAAGCATAACAGTCGGATGAGGAAAAAAGGAACAGACCTCACTGAACTTCAAAGTGCCATTGAATCTATAAAGCAGACGCAAGATGACATTAACAG gagcATCAGTGTGCTGCGGAGTCGTGCAGCAGGTCGGGTGGAGGGAAGCTCTTTTCTCCAGCA